A window from Bdellovibrionales bacterium encodes these proteins:
- the pfkA gene encoding 6-phosphofructokinase — MKKIGVYTSGGDAPGMNAAIRAVVRMGIAKGLEVYGIYQGYVGMIEGNISQLQLRDVANIIQRGGTVLKTGRSAEFMKPEYRKKAADNLRAHGIEGLVCIGGDGSYRGAHALWEEHKIPVVGIPGTIDNDIFGSDNTIGFDTAVNTALDAIDKIRDTAASHDRLFIVEVMGRNSGHIASHVGLAGGAEEIFTPDANTTVDKAVERIKESMKRGKTSSIIVAAEGQKPGRAYDLAEAIRKKSGLDAKVCILGHIQRGGSPTASDRILASRMGAAAVETLLAGQSDVMVGTEADKLITMSLEIVTKSEKKSSSSMDLVNLAVALSI; from the coding sequence ATGAAAAAAATTGGCGTATATACATCTGGCGGAGATGCTCCTGGTATGAATGCTGCCATTCGAGCAGTGGTTCGTATGGGAATTGCGAAAGGTCTTGAGGTCTACGGAATCTATCAAGGTTACGTCGGCATGATCGAAGGAAATATTTCGCAACTACAACTGCGTGATGTTGCCAACATCATTCAGCGCGGAGGCACGGTTTTAAAAACCGGCCGCTCTGCCGAATTCATGAAACCGGAGTACCGCAAAAAAGCGGCCGACAACCTCCGGGCTCATGGCATCGAAGGCTTGGTGTGTATTGGTGGTGACGGTTCTTACCGTGGAGCCCATGCGCTCTGGGAAGAACATAAAATTCCTGTCGTCGGTATTCCTGGCACTATTGATAACGACATTTTCGGCTCGGATAACACGATCGGCTTTGACACAGCGGTAAATACCGCTCTCGATGCCATCGATAAAATCCGCGACACCGCTGCCAGCCACGACCGCCTGTTCATCGTTGAAGTGATGGGCCGAAACTCTGGTCATATTGCTTCGCATGTGGGCCTTGCCGGTGGTGCGGAAGAAATCTTCACACCAGACGCCAACACCACTGTTGATAAAGCTGTGGAAAGAATCAAAGAATCCATGAAACGCGGAAAAACGAGTTCGATCATTGTCGCAGCCGAGGGGCAAAAGCCCGGCCGTGCTTATGATTTAGCCGAAGCGATCCGTAAAAAATCGGGCCTTGATGCCAAAGTCTGCATTCTCGGTCACATTCAGCGCGGTGGTAGCCCGACTGCGAGCGATCGTATCCTAGCTTCACGCATGGGAGCTGCCGCAGTTGAAACATTGCTAGCGGGCCAATCCGACGTGATGGTCGGTACGGAAGCGGATAAGTTGATCACGATGTCGCTCGAAATTGTGACGAAATCCGAGAAAAAGAGCTCGAGTTCGATGGATCTCGTGAATCTTGCGGTGGCGTTGTCGATTTAA
- a CDS encoding ABC transporter substrate-binding protein, translating into MKKMIIALLMVLPLMGACTKKSNEILVGEYGSLTGNDATFGLSTNKGLRMAFEEVNAAGGINGKKIKLITIDDQGKSDEAAAAVTRLITQDNVVAIIGEVASGRSKAGAPIAQKHQIPMITHASTNPTVTQVGDYIFRTCFIDPFQGFVVAKFANQNLKAKKAAVLRDVKSEYSVGLADVFVTEFKKMGGEIVTDLSYQGNDIDFKAQLTQIRSKNPDVIFIPGYYTEVGLIAQQARQLGIKAALLGGDGWDSARLSEIGKDAINGSYYSNHYTTESTDPLVVDFVKKFKEKYNETPDVMAALAYDAGKILAAAMARTKEVTPKNIRDEIAKTKDFPGVTGKISLNADRNADKSAVIVQVQGPERKFITTIAQ; encoded by the coding sequence ATGAAAAAAATGATCATCGCTCTCCTCATGGTTTTGCCGTTGATGGGTGCATGTACTAAGAAAAGCAACGAGATCCTTGTCGGAGAATACGGTTCTTTGACTGGTAACGACGCGACTTTCGGTCTTTCTACGAACAAAGGCCTGCGCATGGCCTTTGAAGAAGTGAACGCTGCCGGCGGTATCAATGGCAAAAAAATCAAGCTCATCACTATTGATGACCAAGGTAAGAGCGATGAGGCTGCTGCGGCAGTCACTCGTTTAATCACCCAGGATAACGTTGTTGCCATCATCGGTGAAGTTGCCAGCGGCCGTTCTAAAGCCGGCGCTCCGATTGCGCAAAAGCACCAGATCCCGATGATCACTCACGCTTCGACAAATCCAACTGTGACTCAAGTGGGCGATTATATCTTCCGTACTTGTTTCATCGATCCATTCCAAGGTTTTGTTGTTGCCAAATTCGCGAACCAAAACTTGAAAGCGAAAAAAGCAGCCGTTCTTCGTGACGTGAAATCTGAATACTCTGTTGGCTTGGCGGACGTGTTCGTGACTGAGTTCAAAAAAATGGGCGGCGAGATCGTCACTGATCTTAGCTATCAAGGGAACGATATCGATTTTAAAGCGCAATTGACTCAAATCCGCTCTAAAAATCCGGATGTGATCTTTATCCCTGGCTACTACACTGAAGTCGGCTTGATTGCACAACAAGCTCGTCAGCTTGGCATCAAAGCCGCTCTTTTGGGTGGCGACGGCTGGGACTCTGCTCGTTTGAGCGAAATTGGTAAAGATGCTATCAACGGTAGCTACTACTCAAATCACTACACGACTGAATCAACAGATCCATTGGTTGTTGATTTCGTTAAAAAGTTCAAAGAGAAGTACAACGAAACTCCGGACGTCATGGCTGCTTTGGCTTACGATGCCGGCAAGATTTTGGCAGCGGCAATGGCTCGCACGAAAGAAGTGACTCCTAAAAATATCCGTGACGAAATTGCTAAAACCAAGGACTTCCCTGGTGTGACTGGTAAAATCAGTTTGAATGCAGACCGCAACGCCGATAAGAGCGCTGTGATCGTGCAAGTTCAGGGTCCTGAACGTAAATTCATCACCACTATTGCTCAGTAA
- a CDS encoding HU family DNA-binding protein: MNKAQLIEKIATETKTSKAQAEAILDCAIENIKKTVKKGDDVKLVGFGTFTKAKRKARTGRNPQTGKAIKIPASWAPKFRAGAEFKSMVK, encoded by the coding sequence ATGAATAAAGCTCAATTGATCGAAAAGATCGCTACTGAAACTAAAACTTCTAAAGCTCAAGCTGAAGCAATCTTGGATTGCGCTATCGAGAACATCAAAAAAACTGTTAAAAAAGGTGATGATGTTAAGTTGGTTGGTTTCGGTACATTCACAAAAGCTAAGCGTAAAGCTCGCACTGGCCGTAACCCACAAACTGGTAAAGCAATCAAAATCCCAGCTTCTTGGGCTCCAAAATTCCGCGCTGGCGCTGAATTCAAATCAATGGTTAAGTAA
- a CDS encoding matrixin family metalloprotease codes for MKNIFIFIPIILLPWFCSAFTLVTTNPDFLGWQDPEILFNVNTANCPASMDIPGLITDAVKVWNNVATSRVKISYNGSTTSTVTGNPTTVYCEPNFQGVTGADQNYVPAAALPTPSGNYVATGLLYLNVSGGSANISGFDRSLLLVIIAHEVGHILGLGHSQDPNALMYYNASAKTHLALAQDDIDGVSYLYPRNELGQDKMMGCGLVTTVGSPRPPSGGMFAVVLALMLLPLAIYGGLRKAA; via the coding sequence ATGAAAAATATTTTTATTTTCATCCCAATAATCCTGCTCCCGTGGTTCTGTTCAGCGTTCACACTTGTGACGACGAATCCTGATTTCTTAGGCTGGCAAGATCCAGAAATCTTATTCAACGTGAACACCGCAAACTGTCCCGCTTCTATGGACATTCCGGGCTTGATCACCGATGCCGTCAAAGTTTGGAACAACGTTGCCACGAGCAGAGTGAAGATCTCTTACAATGGATCTACGACAAGTACCGTAACGGGAAATCCAACGACCGTGTACTGCGAACCCAACTTTCAAGGTGTGACCGGAGCTGACCAGAACTATGTTCCCGCAGCAGCTCTGCCGACTCCATCAGGAAATTACGTTGCAACGGGATTGCTCTATCTGAATGTGTCAGGAGGTAGTGCGAATATCTCAGGATTTGATCGCTCTCTTTTGCTCGTGATTATTGCTCACGAAGTGGGGCACATTTTGGGGCTCGGGCACTCTCAAGATCCGAATGCTTTGATGTATTATAATGCAAGCGCAAAAACTCACTTGGCTCTCGCTCAGGATGACATTGATGGCGTGAGCTATTTGTATCCCCGAAATGAGCTGGGACAAGACAAGATGATGGGGTGTGGACTAGTGACGACCGTGGGTTCACCACGTCCACCGAGCGGTGGGATGTTTGCTGTAGTGCTGGCTCTGATGTTGTTGCCTCTGGCAATTTATGGTGGCTTGAGAAAGGCCGCCTGA